From a single Pseudalkalibacillus hwajinpoensis genomic region:
- a CDS encoding helix-turn-helix transcriptional regulator: MVSHIQLNKRQETILQIVKNEGPITGEHIAEKLSLTRATLRPDLAILTMAGYLDARPRVGYFYTGKTGSQLLTEKIKKIKVDDYKSIPVVVQENASVYDAICSMFLEDVGTLFVVNERAHLVGVLSRKDLLRAALGKQDLESIPVTIIMTRMPNITVCSKDDLLIEVANQLIEKQIDALPIVKEVEDGIEVIGRITKTNITRSLVDLAKDEII, encoded by the coding sequence GTGGTGAGTCATATCCAACTTAACAAACGGCAGGAAACGATTCTTCAAATTGTTAAAAATGAGGGACCCATCACAGGAGAACATATAGCAGAGAAGCTTAGTTTAACGCGTGCAACGCTTCGGCCAGACCTGGCAATTCTTACGATGGCTGGCTACCTTGACGCAAGACCGAGAGTAGGGTATTTTTATACTGGAAAAACAGGTTCTCAGCTTCTTACAGAGAAAATCAAAAAAATCAAAGTTGATGATTATAAATCTATCCCTGTTGTGGTTCAGGAAAATGCAAGTGTCTATGATGCGATTTGTTCAATGTTTTTAGAAGACGTCGGCACCCTTTTTGTTGTGAACGAACGAGCACATCTAGTCGGTGTTTTATCTCGGAAAGATCTACTAAGAGCTGCGCTGGGAAAACAGGACCTTGAAAGTATCCCAGTTACGATTATTATGACAAGGATGCCGAATATTACTGTTTGTTCAAAAGACGACCTCCTAATCGAAGTAGCTAACCAGCTAATTGAAAAGCAGATCGATGCACTACCTATTGTTAAGGAAGTAGAAGATGGGATTGAAGTGATCGGAAGAATTACGAAAACGAATATTACAAGATCTCTTGTAGATCTGGCCAAGGATGAAATTATTTAG
- a CDS encoding acyl-CoA dehydrogenase family protein, with the protein MHFDLTEEQKMIQKMIREFADEKVAPAAEQRDKEKRFPKEIFKELGELGIMGLPFPEEYGGGGADTISFAIVVEELSRACGSTGITYSAHVSLGGAPLHLFGSEEQKQKYLAPICSGDSLGAFGLTEPNAGSDAGGTETEAVLDNGEWVINGSKCYITNASYADHLALTAITDRKNGEKEISAIIVPTSAPGFRVVDNYEKLGLHSSNTTELVMEDVKVPEEYLLGKRGDGFRQFLITLDGGRIGIGAMGVGIAQAAYEKALQYANERKQFGRAISRFQAIQFKLADMAMKIELARTMVYKAAWLKDQGKKFTKEASICKLYASEICMEVCDQAVQIHGGNGYMRDYHVERYFRDAKLLEIGEGTSEIQRMVIAREIGC; encoded by the coding sequence ATGCATTTTGACTTAACAGAAGAGCAGAAAATGATTCAGAAGATGATCAGGGAGTTTGCAGATGAAAAAGTTGCACCTGCCGCAGAACAAAGGGACAAGGAAAAACGTTTTCCTAAAGAAATCTTTAAAGAACTTGGTGAGCTTGGCATAATGGGTTTACCGTTTCCTGAGGAGTATGGTGGAGGCGGGGCAGATACGATTAGTTTTGCAATCGTTGTAGAAGAGTTAAGCAGGGCATGTGGATCGACAGGTATTACGTATTCCGCTCATGTGTCATTAGGAGGGGCTCCCCTTCATTTATTTGGTTCAGAAGAACAAAAACAAAAGTACTTAGCACCTATTTGTTCGGGAGACTCTCTCGGAGCATTCGGACTTACGGAACCAAATGCTGGGTCAGATGCTGGTGGTACAGAGACAGAAGCTGTTCTTGACAATGGAGAATGGGTTATCAATGGAAGCAAATGCTATATTACAAATGCTTCCTATGCGGATCACCTTGCATTAACTGCCATTACTGACCGGAAAAATGGAGAAAAGGAAATCAGTGCAATCATTGTTCCAACATCTGCGCCTGGTTTTCGGGTTGTCGATAATTACGAGAAATTGGGTCTCCATTCTTCAAATACTACGGAACTTGTGATGGAAGATGTGAAAGTTCCAGAGGAGTACCTGTTAGGAAAGCGCGGAGATGGCTTCAGGCAGTTTCTAATTACATTGGATGGTGGACGTATAGGAATAGGCGCTATGGGTGTTGGAATCGCTCAGGCGGCATATGAGAAAGCGCTACAGTACGCGAATGAACGTAAGCAGTTTGGACGCGCTATTTCTCGCTTTCAAGCCATTCAATTTAAACTTGCAGATATGGCGATGAAAATAGAACTCGCTCGAACAATGGTTTACAAGGCGGCATGGTTAAAAGATCAGGGAAAGAAATTCACGAAGGAAGCGTCAATTTGTAAATTGTATGCATCTGAAATTTGTATGGAAGTTTGTGACCAGGCAGTGCAAATACACGGCGGCAATGGATATATGCGTGATTACCATGTGGAACGGTATTTTAGAGATGCAAAGCTTCTTGAAATTGGCGAAGGAACGTCTGAAATCCAGCGCATGGTTATAGCTCGAGAAATTGGCTGTTAA
- a CDS encoding Nif3-like dinuclear metal center hexameric protein: MSKQVSGQAIIQEFESWSKRKYAEEGDPIGLQLGSLNKKVSKVMTTLDVLPNVVEEAVREEVDLIIAHHPILYKPLKKINLDTEQGKMIEKLIKNDITVYAAHTNLDVAPGGVNDMLAEALGLVDTEVLVDTVKNHYKKIAVYVPRTHQKEVREALTNAGAGSIGDYSDCTFSSEGTGRFKPAEETNPFLGEQGKLETVEEVKIESIFLAEQQPKVLRAVMKAHPYEEVAYDLYSLDNEPEKLGLGKVGYLENGMKLDAFADFVKDKLGASGVRIVGDLSSTIKKVAVLGGDGNKFINAARFSGADVFVSGDIYYHVAHDAMMEGLQIIDAGHNIEKIMIEGVRKKLLSFINKKNYTIEIIASQEITDPFQFR, translated from the coding sequence ATGAGTAAGCAAGTTTCTGGCCAGGCCATTATTCAAGAATTCGAGTCATGGTCAAAAAGGAAATATGCAGAAGAAGGCGATCCAATTGGACTTCAATTAGGAAGTTTGAATAAAAAAGTATCAAAAGTAATGACAACACTTGACGTATTACCAAATGTTGTGGAGGAGGCTGTTCGGGAAGAAGTTGACTTAATAATTGCTCATCACCCTATTCTTTATAAGCCCCTTAAAAAGATTAATTTAGACACTGAACAAGGAAAGATGATTGAAAAGCTTATTAAAAATGACATTACAGTTTATGCGGCCCATACTAATCTAGATGTAGCTCCAGGTGGTGTAAATGATATGCTTGCAGAAGCACTTGGTCTCGTAGATACGGAAGTGCTCGTTGACACAGTAAAGAACCACTATAAGAAAATTGCGGTATATGTCCCGAGAACACATCAGAAAGAAGTGAGGGAAGCACTGACAAATGCTGGTGCTGGCTCTATTGGGGATTATAGTGATTGCACCTTTAGCTCTGAAGGCACTGGAAGATTCAAACCAGCAGAAGAAACAAATCCGTTTCTTGGAGAACAGGGCAAGCTTGAGACAGTTGAAGAAGTGAAAATAGAGAGTATCTTTCTTGCAGAGCAACAGCCAAAGGTACTTCGTGCAGTAATGAAAGCCCATCCTTATGAAGAAGTAGCATATGATCTCTATTCATTAGATAACGAACCTGAAAAGCTTGGTCTAGGTAAAGTAGGTTACTTGGAAAACGGTATGAAACTAGATGCATTTGCTGATTTTGTTAAAGACAAGCTGGGAGCTAGCGGCGTACGTATCGTTGGCGATTTAAGCTCTACCATTAAAAAAGTAGCTGTTCTAGGTGGGGATGGGAACAAATTTATTAATGCGGCCCGCTTTAGTGGGGCAGATGTTTTTGTTTCTGGTGATATATATTATCACGTTGCTCATGATGCTATGATGGAAGGATTACAAATCATCGACGCCGGTCATAATATCGAAAAAATTATGATCGAAGGTGTTCGAAAGAAGTTACTTTCGTTCATTAACAAGAAAAATTACACAATTGAAATTATCGCCTCTCAGGAGATAACAGATCCGTTTCAGTTTAGATAA
- a CDS encoding pyruvate, water dikinase regulatory protein: MTNTVNRAIVYVISDSVGETAELVVKAAASQFDPNAFDVRRVPYVEDTATIHEVMTLAKETKAIVAFTLVVPELREFLLDVAQKENVQAVDIIGPMIGHMQGVVGKTPRNEPGLVHKLDEDYFRRVEAIEFAVKYDDGRDPRGIALADVVLVGVSRTSKTPLSQYLAHKRLKVANVPIVPEVDPPEELFKVAEGKCYALRISPEKLNNIRKERLIALGLNSEASYANMTRIKDELEYFDTIINKMNCHVIDVSNRAVEETANLILSLYKGKHSS; encoded by the coding sequence ATGACAAATACTGTTAATCGCGCGATTGTTTATGTCATATCCGACTCAGTTGGAGAAACAGCTGAATTGGTTGTCAAAGCTGCTGCAAGTCAATTTGATCCGAATGCTTTTGATGTGCGCAGGGTGCCATACGTAGAGGATACAGCCACAATTCATGAGGTGATGACACTCGCAAAAGAAACCAAAGCCATTGTCGCTTTTACGCTTGTGGTTCCAGAGCTCAGAGAATTTCTTCTTGATGTTGCTCAGAAAGAAAACGTTCAGGCAGTTGATATTATCGGCCCTATGATTGGTCATATGCAGGGTGTGGTTGGAAAAACGCCACGCAACGAACCTGGTCTTGTACATAAACTTGATGAAGATTATTTTCGTCGAGTGGAAGCAATTGAGTTTGCCGTGAAATATGACGATGGTAGAGACCCTAGAGGTATCGCTCTTGCCGATGTCGTTCTTGTTGGTGTCTCGAGAACATCGAAAACCCCCTTATCGCAATACCTTGCTCATAAACGATTAAAAGTAGCAAATGTTCCAATTGTCCCTGAAGTAGATCCTCCAGAGGAGCTTTTTAAAGTAGCAGAAGGAAAATGCTACGCTCTGAGAATTAGTCCTGAAAAATTAAACAACATTCGAAAAGAGCGTTTGATTGCACTAGGGCTTAATTCAGAAGCAAGCTATGCAAACATGACTCGAATTAAAGACGAGCTGGAATATTTCGATACGATTATTAATAAAATGAATTGTCACGTCATTGATGTTTCAAATCGTGCAGTTGAAGAAACAGCAAATTTAATCTTAAGTCTATATAAAGGGAAGCACTCATCATAA
- the cccA gene encoding cytochrome c550, producing MKKNPLIPFAWTAVIGLILIIGVSFWALQQGGEESAEGGGEKKEQAEAAAPEDIYAQNCASCHGGDLGGQVGPALNAVGGKYSKDEILDIIKNGKGSGMPAGVIQGEQAEAVAQWLSEKK from the coding sequence ATGAAAAAGAATCCGCTAATTCCATTTGCATGGACAGCAGTCATCGGATTAATTCTCATAATTGGTGTTTCTTTCTGGGCATTGCAACAGGGCGGCGAGGAGAGTGCTGAAGGTGGAGGCGAAAAGAAAGAGCAAGCTGAAGCAGCAGCACCTGAAGATATTTACGCTCAAAACTGTGCATCCTGCCACGGTGGCGACCTTGGTGGCCAGGTAGGACCAGCTCTTAATGCAGTTGGTGGAAAGTACTCTAAAGATGAAATTCTCGACATCATTAAAAATGGTAAAGGCAGTGGAATGCCTGCGGGAGTTATTCAAGGAGAACAGGCTGAAGCAGTAGCTCAGTGGCTTTCTGAGAAAAAATAA
- the rpoD gene encoding RNA polymerase sigma factor RpoD, whose translation MAEKPTRQPAEGELTIDQVKEQLVELGKKTSLITYSTIVERLSPFEQDSDQMDEFFEYLEEQGVEVIEDNSDNPSPQEVEKEEEFDLNDLSVPPGVKINDPVRMYLKEIGRVDLLSAQEEISLAQRIEEGDEEAKRRLAEANLRLVVSIAKRYVGRGMLFLDLIQEGNMGLIKAVEKFDYRKGYKFSTYATWWIRQAITRAIADQARTIRIPVHMVETINKLIRVQRQLLQDLGREPSPEEIGKEMDLSPEKVREILKIAQEPVSLETPIGEEDDSHLGDFIEDQDALAPSDAAAYELLKEQLEDVLDTLTDREENVLRLRFGLDDGRTRTLEEVGRVFGVTRERIRQIEAKALRKLRHPSRSKRLKDFLE comes from the coding sequence ATGGCTGAAAAACCGACACGCCAACCGGCGGAAGGTGAATTAACCATCGATCAAGTGAAAGAGCAGTTAGTGGAGCTTGGGAAAAAAACAAGCTTAATTACTTACTCTACGATCGTTGAACGGTTATCGCCGTTTGAACAAGATTCAGATCAAATGGATGAATTCTTTGAATATCTAGAGGAACAGGGTGTTGAAGTAATAGAAGATAATTCAGACAACCCTTCACCTCAAGAAGTTGAAAAAGAAGAGGAATTTGATTTAAATGACTTAAGTGTACCTCCAGGTGTCAAAATAAATGACCCTGTTAGAATGTATCTTAAAGAAATTGGTCGAGTTGATCTTCTATCAGCTCAGGAAGAGATCAGCCTAGCGCAGCGAATTGAAGAAGGCGACGAAGAGGCAAAGCGCCGTCTTGCGGAAGCAAACCTTCGACTCGTTGTTAGTATTGCAAAACGCTACGTTGGTAGAGGTATGTTATTCTTAGACCTTATTCAAGAAGGTAACATGGGTCTTATTAAAGCAGTTGAGAAATTTGATTACCGTAAAGGTTATAAATTTAGTACGTATGCAACATGGTGGATTCGTCAGGCCATCACGCGTGCGATCGCTGACCAGGCTAGAACAATACGTATTCCGGTTCATATGGTTGAAACCATTAACAAGTTGATTCGTGTTCAGCGTCAGCTTCTTCAGGATCTCGGTCGCGAGCCTTCTCCTGAAGAAATTGGTAAGGAAATGGATCTTTCACCGGAAAAAGTCCGTGAAATATTGAAAATAGCGCAGGAGCCTGTTTCACTTGAAACACCTATTGGTGAAGAAGACGATTCGCACCTGGGAGATTTTATTGAAGACCAAGATGCATTGGCACCATCAGATGCAGCAGCATATGAGCTTCTTAAAGAACAGCTTGAAGATGTCCTCGATACTCTTACTGATCGTGAAGAGAATGTTCTTAGACTTCGCTTTGGACTCGATGATGGCCGAACAAGAACTCTTGAAGAAGTAGGGCGTGTATTTGGCGTTACACGTGAGCGAATTCGCCAAATAGAAGCGAAGGCGCTACGTAAACTTCGTCATCCAAGCCGTAGCAAACGATTAAAAGATTTTCTTGAATAG
- a CDS encoding AMP-binding protein — MSELLHETIGSMLERQAGQYGSREAVVYSKEGIRYTFHEFNKEVDRTAKALLQLGVEKGEHIAVWATNVPEWLLLQFATAKVGAVLVTVNTNYQTTELEYVLKQSEAKRLFLINGFKGTSYREAFLLLQKTGDRVTKGKCSLSALPNLRDAVYIGDDPPPSFIGWEEFIEGGNSVSNEDFSNRRAELHPDDVINMQYTSGTTGFPKGVMLTHFNILNNGYQIGQCMELSEHDRLCIPVPFFHCFGCVLGTLAALSSGSSIYPIIEFDPKLVLQTVSDEKCTALHGVPTMFISELSLPTFDTFDLSSLRTGIMAGSPCPIEVMKNVMKRMNMSEITIAYGQTESSPVITQTRTNDPVEYRVNTVGRALPRVEVKIIDPLTGEEAKHGVTGELCTRGYHVMKGYYNMPEATSEAIDKEEWLHTGDLAKMDDSGYVQITGRLKDMIIRGGENVYPREIEEFLYTHPAILDVQVIGLPDEKYGEKVVACVQLKEGGIVSETDILTFCEGKIARYKVPAHIFFIQEYPMTASGKIQKYRLRESALEWVEKEIRK; from the coding sequence ATGAGTGAACTGCTTCATGAGACAATTGGTTCGATGCTTGAGAGACAGGCGGGTCAATATGGTAGCAGAGAAGCTGTTGTCTACTCGAAAGAAGGTATTCGTTATACGTTTCACGAGTTCAATAAGGAAGTTGATCGAACAGCAAAGGCACTTTTACAACTTGGTGTAGAAAAAGGGGAACATATTGCTGTATGGGCAACAAACGTGCCCGAATGGTTACTGCTACAGTTTGCTACAGCGAAGGTAGGAGCTGTGCTGGTTACGGTTAATACCAACTACCAGACAACCGAGCTTGAATATGTACTAAAACAGTCTGAAGCGAAACGCTTGTTTTTGATTAATGGCTTTAAAGGTACATCCTATCGGGAAGCCTTTTTGCTCCTTCAAAAAACTGGAGATAGAGTTACCAAAGGGAAGTGCTCACTCTCTGCATTACCAAACCTGAGAGACGCAGTTTATATTGGAGATGATCCCCCACCTTCATTTATTGGATGGGAAGAATTTATTGAAGGAGGGAACTCTGTTAGCAATGAAGACTTTTCAAATCGAAGAGCAGAACTCCACCCTGATGACGTTATTAATATGCAATATACTTCAGGCACAACTGGGTTTCCAAAAGGAGTCATGTTAACGCATTTTAATATTCTAAATAATGGCTATCAAATAGGACAGTGTATGGAGCTTAGTGAGCACGATCGGCTGTGTATTCCAGTACCTTTCTTCCATTGTTTTGGATGTGTTCTTGGAACGCTCGCTGCATTATCATCAGGTTCTTCCATCTACCCAATTATAGAATTTGACCCGAAACTAGTCCTCCAAACGGTGTCGGATGAAAAGTGTACAGCCTTGCATGGCGTGCCAACCATGTTTATTTCTGAACTTAGTCTCCCGACGTTTGATACATTTGATTTAAGTTCCCTTCGTACGGGAATTATGGCTGGAAGTCCCTGTCCTATCGAAGTTATGAAAAACGTTATGAAACGAATGAATATGTCTGAAATTACAATTGCTTATGGTCAAACCGAGTCTTCCCCTGTTATTACTCAAACCAGAACAAATGATCCGGTTGAGTATAGAGTAAACACAGTTGGTAGAGCGTTGCCAAGGGTAGAAGTGAAGATTATCGATCCGCTTACAGGGGAAGAAGCGAAACATGGAGTGACGGGTGAACTGTGTACAAGGGGTTACCACGTTATGAAAGGCTATTATAATATGCCTGAGGCGACGAGTGAAGCGATTGATAAAGAAGAATGGCTTCATACGGGTGACCTTGCAAAAATGGATGACAGTGGTTACGTTCAGATTACAGGACGTTTGAAAGATATGATTATTCGTGGAGGAGAAAATGTCTATCCACGTGAGATTGAGGAGTTTCTATACACGCATCCCGCTATTCTGGATGTCCAGGTCATCGGACTACCAGATGAGAAATACGGTGAAAAGGTTGTGGCATGCGTTCAGCTGAAAGAAGGGGGAATAGTTTCAGAAACTGATATACTCACCTTCTGTGAAGGTAAAATTGCGAGGTATAAAGTACCAGCTCATATCTTCTTTATTCAGGAATATCCAATGACCGCCTCTGGCAAAATTCAAAAATATCGTCTGAGGGAGTCTGCTCTTGAATGGGTAGAGAAAGAGATTAGAAAGTAA
- a CDS encoding YaiI/YqxD family protein — MTKKKLTLFVDADACPVPVKEEIMSFQQALTNVEIIFVASYAHMSTTFREAKWVMVDSEKEEADLYIHRHCRKGDLAITQDYGLASLLLPKGVFILSPRGKSYTEENISMLLHTRYLASKSRRAGKHTKGPRKFTDEDRMSFRKELIRILSNYEGEYFHSSKL; from the coding sequence ATGACGAAAAAGAAACTGACGCTTTTTGTCGACGCCGATGCATGTCCTGTGCCAGTTAAAGAAGAAATCATGTCATTTCAACAGGCTTTAACAAACGTTGAAATCATTTTTGTTGCTTCATATGCTCACATGAGCACAACATTCCGTGAAGCTAAATGGGTTATGGTAGACTCTGAGAAAGAAGAAGCCGATCTTTACATTCATCGTCATTGTCGTAAAGGTGATCTTGCAATTACTCAAGATTACGGTCTTGCTAGCTTGTTGCTTCCAAAAGGTGTATTTATTCTATCACCAAGAGGGAAAAGCTACACAGAGGAAAATATTTCAATGCTTCTCCATACGCGTTATCTTGCATCCAAAAGTAGAAGAGCTGGTAAGCATACTAAAGGTCCCCGGAAGTTTACTGATGAGGATCGAATGAGCTTTCGAAAAGAATTAATAAGAATTTTGTCGAATTATGAAGGAGAATACTTTCATTCGTCGAAATTATAG
- the dnaG gene encoding DNA primase, which yields MSGRIPEEKIEAIRRSTDIVDVVGDYVQLKKQGRNFFGLCPFHGESTPSFSVAPDKQIYHCFGCGAGGNAFSFLMEIEGYNFIEAVQALGQKAGIELPEIQDNQSSGASSDKEVIYKAHDFLAKLYNHCMVKTPEGSKARDYLKNRGFTEEVIEQFQLGFAPDSWDYATSYLAKRNYPLQKVAEAGLLAKREFDGKYFDRFRNRIMFPISDPKGRPVAFGGRILGEGEPKYLNSPETALFQKGKLLYGFHLTRSAIRMKDQAILLEGYADVITAYGNGVQNVVASLGTALTKDQAKLIRRQTESVVICYDSDKAGISAATRAADELLEAGCYVRIAKMPDGMDPDDYIQTYGAERFEKDVIGAAPTVMAFKMEVFRSGKNLSDEGERIRYIEEVLKEISGLTKAVERDHYLRQLAEEFSLSLDALKQQVFQFHKEGNNKKDKSPPKRDNNARKNFYVKKKLLPAFHNAERILLAYMMRNLDVAEKVQEEVGGSFNIDEHSAIAAYLYSFYAYGHDPDVSQFMEQLTDPNLVKIASELAMMDLNEDVSDKELQDYIRQVLNYPEWIKIEEREKEKKEAEMKHDFVQAAKIAMEILEMKKNLKNSF from the coding sequence ATGAGTGGCAGAATCCCCGAAGAGAAAATTGAAGCAATTCGCCGTTCCACAGATATCGTTGATGTGGTTGGCGATTACGTACAATTGAAGAAACAGGGAAGGAACTTTTTTGGTCTTTGTCCGTTTCATGGAGAAAGTACCCCTTCCTTTTCAGTAGCACCTGATAAACAAATTTATCACTGTTTCGGATGCGGCGCGGGTGGTAACGCTTTTTCATTTTTAATGGAAATAGAAGGATACAATTTTATAGAAGCTGTTCAGGCGCTTGGACAAAAAGCAGGGATTGAACTGCCGGAAATTCAAGATAACCAGAGTAGTGGAGCATCATCGGATAAAGAGGTTATATACAAAGCACATGATTTTCTTGCAAAACTCTATAATCACTGTATGGTGAAAACCCCTGAAGGAAGTAAAGCACGAGACTATCTTAAGAATCGAGGCTTTACAGAGGAAGTCATTGAGCAATTTCAGCTTGGTTTTGCCCCTGATTCTTGGGATTATGCAACGAGTTATTTAGCGAAAAGGAATTACCCATTGCAAAAAGTAGCTGAAGCAGGTCTTTTAGCTAAGAGGGAATTTGATGGAAAGTACTTTGATCGCTTTCGTAACCGTATCATGTTTCCTATTTCTGACCCTAAAGGTAGACCTGTCGCTTTCGGCGGTAGAATATTAGGAGAAGGCGAGCCCAAGTACCTTAATAGCCCTGAAACAGCACTGTTTCAGAAAGGGAAATTGTTGTACGGTTTCCATCTAACTCGTTCTGCTATTCGAATGAAAGATCAAGCAATCCTTCTTGAAGGATATGCTGATGTGATTACAGCGTATGGGAATGGGGTACAAAACGTTGTAGCCAGTCTTGGAACGGCCTTAACAAAGGACCAAGCAAAGCTGATTCGAAGACAAACGGAATCAGTCGTCATTTGTTATGACTCAGATAAAGCTGGGATCAGTGCTGCAACAAGGGCCGCTGATGAACTCCTTGAAGCTGGATGTTATGTAAGAATTGCAAAAATGCCGGACGGAATGGATCCCGATGACTATATCCAAACATATGGAGCGGAACGCTTTGAAAAGGATGTAATAGGGGCAGCGCCAACTGTAATGGCTTTTAAAATGGAGGTTTTCCGATCAGGAAAAAACCTATCGGATGAAGGAGAACGAATCCGCTACATCGAAGAAGTACTTAAAGAAATTAGCGGCTTAACGAAAGCAGTTGAAAGGGATCATTATCTCAGACAGCTGGCAGAAGAGTTCTCACTTTCACTCGATGCGTTAAAGCAGCAAGTATTCCAATTTCATAAGGAGGGGAACAATAAGAAGGATAAGTCTCCTCCGAAAAGGGATAATAATGCTAGGAAAAATTTCTATGTGAAGAAAAAGCTCCTGCCTGCCTTCCATAATGCTGAGCGTATCCTGCTTGCCTATATGATGCGCAATCTGGATGTAGCAGAAAAAGTACAGGAAGAGGTTGGCGGTTCGTTTAACATTGACGAGCATAGTGCGATCGCTGCGTATTTGTATAGCTTCTATGCATATGGCCATGATCCGGACGTTAGTCAATTCATGGAACAGCTTACAGATCCAAACCTCGTCAAAATTGCTTCTGAACTGGCCATGATGGATTTAAATGAAGACGTGTCGGACAAAGAGTTACAGGATTATATCCGACAGGTGTTAAATTATCCAGAATGGATAAAGATAGAAGAGAGAGAAAAAGAAAAGAAAGAAGCGGAAATGAAGCATGATTTTGTCCAGGCAGCTAAGATCGCCATGGAAATTCTCGAAATGAAAAAGAACCTTAAAAATTCATTTTGA
- a CDS encoding tRNA (adenine(22)-N(1))-methyltransferase produces MNDKLLSERLKMVARFVPNNSRVADIGSDHAYLPCFLMNNKQITFAVAGEVNEGPYQSALNQVKRSGFEDVISVRKGDGLEVIEPGEVDVITIAGMGGQLIRDILLGGLEELLGVKRLILQPNVAAHLLRKRLAELDWELVEETILEEDEKIYEVLVFDAGNGSRPYEGLDGMELQKNLLAGPMLIKEQNSAFKKKWESELIKREGILRSMEQAETISERADQIKNERDLIKEVLS; encoded by the coding sequence ATGAACGATAAATTATTATCAGAACGTTTGAAAATGGTGGCCCGTTTTGTTCCAAACAACAGCCGGGTGGCAGATATTGGATCTGATCATGCCTATCTTCCCTGTTTTTTAATGAACAATAAGCAAATTACATTTGCTGTAGCAGGAGAAGTTAATGAGGGCCCTTATCAATCTGCTCTAAACCAGGTGAAAAGGAGCGGATTTGAAGATGTCATTTCCGTTCGCAAGGGTGATGGACTCGAAGTTATCGAACCGGGAGAAGTGGATGTAATTACGATTGCGGGAATGGGGGGACAGCTCATTCGAGATATTCTTCTCGGCGGACTCGAGGAGCTCCTAGGTGTGAAGCGGTTAATTCTCCAACCTAACGTCGCTGCTCACCTTCTTCGGAAACGATTGGCTGAATTAGACTGGGAACTAGTAGAAGAAACGATTCTAGAGGAAGATGAAAAAATTTATGAGGTGCTCGTTTTCGATGCGGGCAATGGCAGTCGACCATATGAAGGGTTAGATGGAATGGAACTGCAGAAGAATTTACTCGCAGGACCGATGTTGATTAAAGAACAAAATAGTGCGTTTAAGAAGAAATGGGAAAGTGAATTGATAAAACGCGAGGGAATTCTTCGTTCAATGGAACAAGCTGAAACCATTTCAGAGAGAGCAGACCAAATAAAGAACGAGCGAGATTTAATAAAGGAGGTTCTGTCATGA